From a region of the Nothobranchius furzeri strain GRZ-AD chromosome 12, NfurGRZ-RIMD1, whole genome shotgun sequence genome:
- the tnfaip3 gene encoding tumor necrosis factor alpha-induced protein 3 gives MSQGQNFLPKFLFVSNLLKAVKIRQRVPNDVVKPAASGGPVHHLHSMHRHTLEMIAMNHFPQAFREVVQDAILDRVMQASLEQEKKLNWCRELKKMVPLRTNGDGNCLLHAASQYMLGVQDTDLVLRKTLHGVLKETDTALFKARFQAELLQSQEFTQTGLRYTTMNWEEEWDKIVKMASPVSSSNGLQFDSLEDIHIFILSNILRRPIIVIADQVVRSMKSGSSISPLNVGGIYLPLQWKSTDCYKYPLVLGYDSQHFAPLITIKDSGPEIRAVPLINPKRVGFEELKVHFLMEKEQPQKERLLNDYLHIIEIPVIGLGHDTTWIMKAARLDEGNLPEDMNLMEDYLQLVNHEYQRWQEDKEQAWAAQPQRPPPFSVSQLSLIEIRCATPRCTFYVSVDTQPHCHECFEKRQATTGGRARIEGVVQTKGAGVQGGVGAMGGSEAEVSSRGARNSSPPCSSSGRGVVLSSPRSAPPTAPSLSLYSETHAMKCKTPGCLFTLSVEHDGLCERCFNARQNHGPPGAGTAATGLPGTNGAPVVPHPPQGSGWTQWGGRETETERCSMCRQEAFRIFNGLCPPCMQRQQAPERGEPQQSNPRTEASAWSQTRDAEQPCLTLTPGPTSAWQTPLARPCKRSGCQFFGTPEKLGFCTICYVDYQTNHHLTPPPAPVQNRLGLEAGFQNATRCRGSGCGAVGKAMLEGYCDKCYVKEQSTRLNQVAHRTPHSPPLRDRAAKPRSSQQSQTQTQCRRSGCSNVSPGCTDLCPECHTRGQGREAGRRAQAPKEKSKQRCRTQGCDHYANQEKQGYCNECHHFKQIYRG, from the exons ATGTCGCAGGGTCAGAACTTCCTCCCCAAATTCCTCTTCGTCTCCAACCTGCTGAAAGCTGTGAAGATCCGTCAGCGAGTGCCCAACGACGTGGTGAAGCCCGCTGCCAGTGGCGGTCCCGTGCACCACCTGCACTCGATGCACCGCCACACGCTGGAGATGATCGCCATGAACCACTTCCCCCAGGCCTTCAGGGAGGTCGTGCAAGACGCCATCCTGGACCGAGTCATGCAGGCCTCGTTGGAGCAGGAGAAGAAGCTCAACTGGTGTCGGGAGTTGAAGAAGATGGTACCATTGCGCACCAATG GAGATGGGAACTGTTTGCTCCACGCAGCATCCCAGTACATGCTCGGTGTCCAGGATACGGACCTGGTGCTTCGCAAGACTCTCCACGGTGTTCTGAAAGAGACAGACACTGCTCTATTTAAAGCTCGATTCCAGGCAGAGCTGCTGCAGTCTCAAGAATTCACCCAGACTGGACTCAGATACACAACCATG AACTGGGAGGAGGAATGGGATAAGATTGTAAAGATGGCATCTCCAGTCTCCAGTAGCAACGGCCTCCAGTTTGACTCCCTAGAGGACATTCACATCTTCATCCTGTCCAACATTCTCCGCAGACCCATCATCGTCATTGCAG ACCAGGTGGTTAGGAGCATGAAATCTGGCTCCTCCATCTCTCCTCTGAATGTGGGTGGGATTTACCTGCCTCTTCAGTGGAAGTCCACAGACTGCTACAAATATCCACTAGTGCTCGGCTACGACTCTCAGCACTTTGCACCCCTTATCACCATCAAAGACAGCGGTCCAG AGATTCGAGCAGTTCCACTAATCAACCCGAAACGAGTGGGCTTCGAGGAGCTGAAGGTTCACTTCCTGATGGAGAAGGAGCAGCCGCAGAAAGAGAGGCTTCTCAACGACTACCTGCACATCATAGAGATCCCTGTTATAGGCCTGGGCCATGACACTACGTGGATCATGAAAGCTGCTCG GCTGGACGAGGGAAACCTTCCAGAGGACATGAACCTGATGGAGGACTACCTGCAGCTCGTCAACCACGAGTATCAGCGCTGGCAGGAGGACAAGGAGCAGGCGTGGGCCGCCCAGCCGCAGCGCCCACCACCCTTCTCCGTCTCCCAACTGTCCCTCATAGAGATCCGGTGTGCCACGCCACGATGCACCTTCTACGTCTCTGTGGACACTCAGCCTCATTGCCATGAGTGCTTCGAGAAACGACAAGCCACCACCGGAGGACGAGCGAGGATAGAAGGGGTGGTGCAGACGAAGGGAGCAGGTGTACAGGGAGGAGTAGGGGCAATGGGGGGGTCAGAGGCTGAGGTGAGCTCCAGAGGAGCTCGAAACAGCAGTCCCCCATGCTCCTCCTCTGGACGAGGGGTGGTGTTATCCAGCCCCCGCTCTGCCCCGCCCACCGCTCCCAGCCTCAGCCTTTATAGTGAAACTCACGCCATGAAGTGCAAAACACCCGGCTGCCTCTTCACCCTAAGTGTGGAGCACGACGGACTTTGTGAGCGCTGCTTCAACGCCAGACAGAACCACGGACCCCCTGGAGCTGGAACAGCTGCTACAGGACTCCCAGGCACCAACGGAGCACCAGTCGTTCCCCACCCACCCCAAGGCTCCGGCTGGACCCAGTGGGGAGGCCGCGAGACAGAGACGGAGCGGTGCAGCATGTGCAGACAGGAAGCATTCAGGATATTCAATGGTCTGTGCCCACCCTGCATGCAGAGGCAGCAGGCTCCAGAAAGGGGTGAGCCACAGCAGAGCAACCCCAGGACTGAGGCTTCTGCCTGGAGCCAAACCAGAGACGCTGAGCAGCCGTGCCTCACCCTGACCCCGGGACCCACGTCGGCCTGGCAGACCCCTCTGGCCCGGCCTTGTAAAAGATCTGGCTGCCAGTTCTTTGGGACACCAGAGAAATTGGGTTTCTGCACTATTTGCTATGTAGACTATCAGACCAATCATC ACTtgactcctcctcctgctccggtCCAGAACAGACTTGGTTTGGAGGCAGGTTTCCAGAACGCTACACGCTGTCGAGGGTCTGGATGCGGTGCAGTTGGCAAAGCAATGCTGGAGGGCTACTGTGATAAGTGCTACGTCAAAGAGCAGAGTACACGTCTTAACCAAGTGGCACACAGGACGCCACACTCCCCTCCGCTG CGCGACCGGGCAGCTAAACCCAGATCTTCACAGCAATCCCAGACCCAGACTCAGTGTCGACGGAGTGGCTGCAGTAACGTGTCCCCGGGTTGCACTGACCTCTGCCCGGAGTGCCACACGCGTGGCCAGGGCCGAGAGGCCGGCAGACGGGCGCAGGCGCCCAAAGAAAAGTCAAAGCAGAGGTGTCGGACACAGGGCTGTGACCACTATGCCAACCAAGAGAAACAGGGCTACTGCAACGAGTGCCACCACTTCAAACAGATTTACCGTGGCTGA